Proteins found in one Hevea brasiliensis isolate MT/VB/25A 57/8 chromosome 18, ASM3005281v1, whole genome shotgun sequence genomic segment:
- the LOC131175885 gene encoding loganic acid O-methyltransferase-like, with product MEETFARFSRGLEVGILFITVTCTHSREISESTTTMPESHPMIGGDGTYSYAKNSYLQREGIKYAKGLIDETIAHKLDIKDLLSNSRSFKIADLGCSVGPNTFICMESVIQAVKHKFQSHGLTEQIPDFQVFFSDHTFNDFNTLFRSLPPERPYFAAGVPGSFHGRLFPESSVHFVHSSHALHWISQVPKEILDKSSPAWNKGRIYYTGAPDEVGKAYAIQFAKDVEIFLDARAKELVVGGMMVLILPGIRNGISHSCAVVNVMLDLLGSCLMDMCKEGLVSEAQVDSFNLPMYVPSPKEMIELVERNGSFKIERMELFDPVPGNEAQILRSGHAWKMHFRAGLEGVFSKHFASETIDELFDRFPNKAAEKLKATSTETTLLFIALKRK from the exons ATGGAGGAGACTTTCGCACGGTTTTCCCGTGGCCTGGAG GTGGGGATTCTATTCATCACTGTAACTTGCACACACAGCAGAGAGATAAGCGAAAGTACAACCACAATGCCGGAATCACATCCGATGATTGGTGGAGATGGCACGTACAGCTACGCAAAAAACTCCTACTTACAG AGAGAAGGCATAAAATATGCTAAGGGGCTGATTGATGAGACAATTGCTCACAAGCTTGACATAAAAGATCTGCTTTCTAATTCAAGGTCTTTTAAGATTGCAGATTTGGGATGTTCTGTTGGACCCAACACCTTTATTTGCATGGAAAGTGTTATTCAAGCTGTGAAACATAAGTTCCAATCCCATGGTCTCACTGAACAAATTCCTGATTTTCAAGTTTTCTTTAGTGATCATACCTTCAATGATTTCAATACTCTCTTCAGATCTCTCCCTCCAGAAAGACCATATTTTGCTGCTGGTGTGCCAGGGTCATTCCACGGGAGGTTATTCCCTGAGTCCTCTGTTCATTTTGTCCATAGCTCCCATGCTTTACATTGGATCTCCCAGGTGCCAAAAGAGATCCTGGATAAGAGCTCACCTGCATGGAACAAGGGCAGAATTTACTACACAGGTGCACCAGATGAAGTTGGAAAAGCTTATGCCATCCAGTTTGCCAAGGACGTGGAGATATTTCTGGACGCTAGAGCTAAAGAGCTTGTGGTTGGTGGTATGATGGTGCTTATTTTGCCTGGAATCCGTAATGGGATTTCTCATTCCTGTGCAGTAGTTAATGTGATGCTCGATCTTTTAGGATCCTGCCTCATGGATATGTGTAAAGAG GGATTGGTGAGCGAAGCTCAAGTGGACTCTTTCAATTTGCCTATGTATGTTCCCTCTCCCAAGGAGATGATAGAGCTTGTAGAAAGAAATGGGAGCTTCAAAATTGAGCGAATGGAGCTATTTGACCCTGTACCTGGCAATGAAGCGCAAATCTTGCGCAGCGGCCATGCATGGAAGATGCACTTCAGGGCTGGATTGGAGGGTGTTTTTAGCAAGCATTTTGCAAGTGAGACTATAGATGAATTGTTTGATCGTTTTCCCAACAAGGCGGCAGAAAAACTAAAGGCCACCTCAACTGAAACAACTCTTCTATTTATTGCTCTAAAACGCAAATGA
- the LOC110653670 gene encoding 3,9-dihydroxypterocarpan 6A-monooxygenase-like, protein MATIIVLFAWIIVALLVRTLVKIITNSCPRTRHPPGPPSLPIIGHLHLLSSNLPKSLQILASRYGPIMQILMGGKPVVVVSDAKTAKEILKTHDVDFASKYVLGFGLSKFNIYDGNSFVNCQYGTYWRFMKKLCRTQLFAGPQLDLFIHIREQETLKLLKSLVERSREGEPCDLGMEISNLSNNIICKMTLGKRCAEDPNLPMKIRKSIGAMMEYTAKLSFTQVFGPLKKFDLSGNGKKLISVTWEFDGLMEQLFKEYEDSRINDSGQEENDLISILLETYRDTSAELKITRNQIKTFFLEIFLAGVDTTAATIQWAIAELINNPKILKKLREEIDSEVGSSRLVKESDIQNLPYLEAIVKETLRKHPPGPLLRRECNTDTKINKYEIETGTKILVNAYAIMQDPNIYNEPDKFIPERFLVDHQEMDFYGQDLHFLPFGSGRRACIGISHALIVTNVTIASLIQCFDWKLKDGDKYDIKLTTGYSGAMALPLVCYPITRFDPFKE, encoded by the exons ATGGCAACTATTATTGTTCTCTTCGCCTGGATCATTGTTGCTCTTCTGGTGCGAACCTtagtcaaaataattacaaattcTTGCCCCAGGACTCGCCACCCTCCTGGTCCTCCATCTCTACCCATCATAGGCCACCTTCACTTGCTAAGCTCTAATTTACCAAAATCTCTTCAAATCCTAGCTAGTCGCTATGGCCCAATCATGCAGATCCTAATGGGAGGAAAGCCTGTTGTTGTAGTATCAGACGCAAAAACAGCCAAAGAAATTTTGAAAACCCATGACGTTGATTTTGCTTCTAAGTATGTTCTTGGTTTCGGTctctcaaaattcaacatataTGATGGGAATAGCTTCGTCAACTGCCAATATGGAACGTACTGGAGGTTCATGAAGAAGCTATGCAGGACACAGCTATTTGCAGGGCCACAGCTGGACCTGTTTATCCATATTCGAGAGCAAGAAACGCTAAAGCTTTTAAAATCACTAGTGGAGAGATCTAGAGAAGGAGAACCCTGTGATTTAGGTATGGAAATATCAAACTTGTCAAATAATATTATTTGCAAGATGACACTGGGCAAAAGATGTGCAGAGGACCCTAATTTACCCATGAAGATAAGGAAATCGATTGGAGCCATGATGGAATATACAGCAAAGCTAAGCTTCACTCAAGTCTTTGGGCCTTTGAAGAAATTTGATCTCTCTGGAAATGGGAAAAAGCTTATATCAGTGACTTGGGAGTTCGACGGGCTAATGGAGCAGCTCTTCAAGGAGTATGAAGATAGCAGAATTAATGATTCAGGACAAGAAGAGAATGATTTGATAAGCATATTGTTGGAGACCTACAGAGACACAAGTGCCGAACTGAAAATAACCAGAAATCAGATCAAAACTTTCTTCCTT GAAATATTCTTGGCGGGTGTGGATACTACAGCAGCAACTATACAATGGGCCATTGCAGAGCTAATCAACAATCCAAAGATACTGAAGAAGCTAAGAGAGGAGATAGACTCAGAGGTGGGATCAAGCAGGCTAGTTAAAGAATCAGACATCCAAAATCTTCCATACTTGGAAGCCATCGTCAAAGAAACACTGAGAAAGCATCCTCCAGGACCCTTACTCCGTAGAGAATGTAACACAGACACCAAGATCAATAAATATGAGATAGAAACAGGTACTAAGATCCTCGTCAATGCCTATGCCATCATGCAGGACCCTAACATCTACAATGAACCTGATAAGTTCATACCAGAGAGGTTCTTGGTAGATCATCAAGAAATGGACTTTTATGGTCAGGATCTTCATTTCCTTCCATTTGGTAGCGGAAGGAGAGCTTGCATTGGAATATCACATGCTTTGATTGTGACAAATGTGACGATTGCATCTCTCATACAGTGTTTTGATTGGAAGTTGAAAGATGGAGACAAATATGATATTAAATTAACCACTGGATATTCTGGAGCTATGGCACTCCCTCTTGTGTGTTATCCCATCACACGTTTTGATCCCTTCAAGGAATAA